One Ranitomeya variabilis isolate aRanVar5 chromosome 4, aRanVar5.hap1, whole genome shotgun sequence genomic window, AAATAATCCAGGTTCACTAATTAACCTGTTTATCCAAAACTTACAGCTCAGTTTAATGCTCTTGCACAGCTACATAGAGCCTAAGAGAGCACAGAGCCTATAGGGCAGGGCGTGAAGCTTGTAGGAAGTGCACAGTGCCTGTAGGGCAGGGCATGAAGCTTGTGGGAATTGTACAGAACCTATAGGTCAGGGCATGAAGCTTGTGGGAAGTGCACAAAGCCTATAGGACAGTGCATGAAGCTTTTGGGAAGTGCACATAGCCTATAGGGCATGGCATGAAGCTTGTGGGAAGTGTACAGAGCCTATAGGGCAGGGCATGAAGCTTGTGGGAAGTGTACAGAACCTATAGGTCAGGGCATGAAGCTTGTGGGAAGTGCACAAAGCCTATAGGGCAAGGCATGACGCTTGTGGGCAATGCACACAGCCTATAGGGCAGGGCATGAAGCTTGTGGGAAGTGCACAGAGCCTATAGGGCATGGCATGAAGCTTGTGGGAAGTGCACAGAGCCTATAGGGCAAGGCACAAAGCTTGTGGGAAGTGCAAAGAGCCTATAGGGCAGGGTGGGAAGCTTGTGGGAAGTGCACAGAGCCTATAGGGCAAGGCATGAAGCTTGTGGGATGTGCAAAGAACCTATAGGGCAGGGCATGAAGCTTGTGGGAACTGCACAGAGCCTATAGGGCAGGGCATGAAGCTTGTGGGAAGTGCACAGAGCCTATAGGGCAGGGCATGAAGCTTGTGGGAAGTGTACAGAGCCTATAGGACAGGGCATGAAGCTTGTGGGAAGTGTACAGAGCCTATAGGACAGGGCATGAAGCTTGTGGGAAGTGTACAGAGCCTATAGGGCAGGGCATGAAGCTTGTGGGAACTGCACAGAGCCTATAGGGCAGGGCATGAAGCTTGTGGGAACTGCACAGAGCCATTGGACAGGGTACAGATCCTTTAGGTCAGAGCATAGATCCTAGGAGCCCTTGGGAAGTGCATGGGGTCTCCAGGGCTTTGCACATTGGGCAGGGTGCAGAGCTTCTAGGTGAGAGCACAGTCTGTGGAGGTTAGAAGGTGGAACCTTCAGGGACACTTTAGAAGAACATGGTGCTCGTTTGCAGAGCCCTCATAAAATCTGTATGGCAGTACAGAGACAGATTTGGGGCAGGATAAATCATCTAAGGGCAGGACGTGGAGTCTGCAGGATAGTGTACAGAGCCTGTGAACAGGGCTGAAGAACATCACTTCCTATGCAGCTCCATAGTATGCCGCCCGGGGTCCGGGAACTCGCACCTTTATACTGGATGAACTTCTAATTAATAGCTATGAATTTGGATACAAAGTTTCATGTGACACTCACTGTGATCTCCTTTTGTTCTCATACTTTTTATAGATGAAGAAGGTGATGAGGCAGAGAATGATCGTTAGGACCACAGCTCCACCAATTATATAGGGTTGTAGAGGATGGCCGTCTAGATTTTTCTCAGCTTCCAGAAGGTCTGGAGAATTCGGACAGTCTGAAAAACAGAACCACAATTTAACCAAAAAGTTCCAAATCACGCACCCCTGACACCAGGTGCTAGAGCTCTGCTGATCCCCATCACAGATGTCACCAGGGATGGGAATTATTAAACCTCATTATGTATCAGCTCACACCTGCAGCTATCGGCTCGGCGAGCTCTCCGGCCTCGTTGACTCTCCCATACTCCATGAACTTGACATCCAGATTGTCGCTTGCCTTCAGCAGGATGTCGGTGGTGTTGACTCTGGTGGCCGTGGCATTGCCCACACAGGACACGTGGGTGGTTGTTATGTTGAGGACGCAGTTGCTTTCCCCTTCCCTCCTGATCACCAGCGTCTGATCAGACAAGTCCGAGCCATTGCCATTGAAATAGAAACAAGAGAAGGCTGCAACAAAATAACACAAGTATTAGGGAAACCAGGGCTCGAAAAGGAATTAGCAAATTATGGAAAAAAAACCCTGCACCCCGAGAAGAAAGCTCAAAAACCAAATTGGAATTGAAAACCATTGCTTTGACCTAATGGATCagagctgcagtataaagcatggaTGACAACCCAGGGTTGCCGATGAAACATTAATTGGATTTCTGACTACCTTAGATTCCAACAGGCAATGCAGGTAAGCTGAAGTCATGAATAATAGCTGTGTGCtaatggagcagagctgcagtgtaaatcaTGGAGGCTTGCATAGTAATTATGGAAGTAGAGAGGTTTCTACACGTCCATTTTTACATATAGAAAAAGTGGTATGGGGCACATATTCCCCAATAAAAATGACAAGTTTTATGTAGAGAGCAAATGTGCCAATCATGGGAAATATAGTGTAGAagtcatatgcaaatcaggctggaagtgcaccgGACTTATTTTTCCTAGTGCAGTGACACACCtccagtgcacttccagcctgatttacATAAAGATTCCATGCTACGTTTCTTATGACTGGCACATTGCATTTCCACAAAAAAAAGGtataatataattatttttattggggGATAACATGCGGATAGACCCCTTTAAGTTACTTAGTGTATAAAAGTTCATACCCATTCTTTGAAAGTTGTCCCTTTATTGCCTCGTTTGCACCTGAAAATAAAATAAGGTGTTACTGATTAATAgttactgtgttatctactgtatatagaggtgttatcagtcattgtacaggaggaggaggtgaactgtgacaccacctattgtgaatggtggatcctgtgtaatctactgtatatagaggtgctatcagtcattgtacaggaggaggaggtgagctgtgacatcatctattgtgaatggtggatcctgtgttacctactgtatatagaggtgctatcagtcattgtacaggaggaggaggtgagctgtgacatcacctattgtgaatggtggatcctgtgttatctactgtacatagaggtgttatcagtcattgtacaggaggaagatgtgagctgtgacatctcatattgtgaatgatggatcctttgttatctactgtatatagaggtgttatcagtcattgtacaggaggaggaggtgagctgtgacatcacctattgtgaatggtggatcctgtgttatctactgtatatagaggtgttatcagtcattgtacaggagtgtcaggactctgaacattttttattaccttttgcgcATTACTGCTCTttaaaggaaaagaactctcactgttctctccctattaagatcctgtgttcaggacagtggatttccagtgcagctatgatggactctggtgcaggtggcaatttcatggatatcgcatttgccaaggaacatggtattgaaattcagcaaagagcctctccaattaccatggaaacagtggatgggtcacctttaatctctgggcctgtggatcaggagaccgtaccccttgaaattttgctggagcctaatcatcaggagcaactttctttcttgctaatttcttctcctcattttcctgtgattttaggcattccttggttgcgttctcagaacccaattatcaactgggagaccaaggagattatctttccaacaaggagcaactcagcattaacagaagctgtccctgagtccacggctacagaaccacatgtacaggtattttctttacctccagtatataaagagttctctgacatctgtgacaagaagaatgcagatcagcttcctccacacaggcattatgactgtcccattgagttgcttcctggggcagctattccttttggtaacgtatatcctttggcggcacctgagcttcaagccttaaaggagtatattgatgaaaatctggccacaggcttcatacgtccttctttctcaccagcaggggcacctatattttttgtaaaaaagaaggatgggaccctgagaccctgtgttgactatcgggaactcaataaggtaaccgtacgaaaccgttaccctttgcctctgattcccgaattactggaaagagtccgccatgctaaggtgttctctaaactggatcttcgtggggcttataatttggtgcgtattcgtccaggggatgagtggaagacagcattccgatgccggtatggacactttgaatatcttgtgatgcccttcgagctttgtaacgcccctgcaacgtttcaacaccttgctaatgacattttcagagatttgttggccaGTTTGTGGTGACCTatctggacgatatactaatcttttctgactctttacaggaacatgaagaacatgtcaaaactgttttaagacgtctgaaagagaaccatctgtatattaagccggagaaatgcgagttccatcgttctgagatacagttcttagtttatatcatctctccccaggggctgaacatggaatccgaTAAAGATTCCGGCTATCTTTGACTGAccgatacccaagaacgttaaggaggtccaacgttttattggttttgcaaatttctacagacgcttcattcaaaatttttctgatattgtccgtcccattacttccttgacaaagaaggaaaagccctttaagtggtcatcacaggctcaagaagcttttgatcggcttaagatctgtttcacatcagcaccgctgttgatacacccagatccagcactttctttcattgtggaggtggacgcttctgataatgctttgggggctattctctcccaaagaactggagagaagggtctgctacatccttgtgctttcttttcccgtagactaacctcagcagagaagaattacgatgtgggagacaaggaattgctggctattattgcggctttcaaagaatggaggcatcatctgcaaggagctgcacaacagatcatagtgctaactgaccatcgcaatttagagttccttagatctgctagatgtctttctcctcgtcaggctcattggaacttatttttaaatcaatttaactttgttatcttgtactgtccaggttctcgtaatgggaaggctgatgctttatcccgaatccatgctgcggattccgtacctggagccccgtccaagaccattctatctgatgccaatttcatcagagttttccaagatcaggacttgtggaaggagtgcagggaggcttatgacggtgatgtatttctggccaacccacctgtggatattaatcttgtctttaagggtggcatgtggttcagagatcgacgtatctacgtccctgaggtcgtcagtCTGCatttcctcaagttggtacatgactccaagttggctggtcacaggggggtacagaagacacaagagttcccaagccgatttttctggtggccaacttgcctgaaggatactaaggactatgttctctcttgcgaggtatgtgctcgttacaagactcctcttgtggcacctacgggtcttctacaaccattacctgttccgtcccgcccttggaggtctatatcaatggactttattgtggagctgcctacatcggggggcatgaatacaatcatggtggtagttgatcgcctgactaaagctgctcattttgttccgtgcatcggcctcccctcagctaaagatacagtgaacttggttatacagaatgtctttcgtttgcatggggttctggatgagatcatctctgaccgtggagtacagttcacttcaagattctggaaggggttttactctgcactcaatattaatgtctgtctctcttccgcttaccatccccagacaaatggtcagactgagcgtaccaaccagacgctggaacaatatctaagatgctatgtcagccatctccaggatgattggttggagttgctgccgttagccgaattttcatataacaattctcagagtgcctccactaaatttacacctttctttgccaatctgcgttatcatccgtgtatcttacctaggtcttcaattaattctccggttccggcagaggAGGAaatgctgactgcgatgaggcaaaatctggaggttctgaaggaatccctgaccacagctcaagaacgttataagagatcggctgatagattccgtaaacctgcacccatgttcaaggtaggagattccgtgtgtttagcaactaagaatcagaagttaaacgttccttcacaaaaacttggacagaaattcattggccctttcaagatcaacgatattgtgagctctgtggcctgccggctgaagctgcctaggattaTGAAGGTaattccagtttttcatgtatctttactaaagcctgtatcttctaataccttccagggacgtgttgtgccacctccgcagcctgtggtgattgatgggcaagaacaatttgtggtgaaggaaattgttgattccaggattcgcaggaatcggctccaatatctgataagatggcagggatatctccctgaggaagactcttgggaacctgtggaaaacatcaatgcccaacagaagatttctcgttttcatcagaaattcccagagaaaccaggtccaggatcgtcctgaggctgcttctaaggagggagtaatgtcaggactctgaacattttttattaccttttgtgtattactacccttttccaagatggcgtctttggtctcatgtgcactgtgtcttcctgctataaaactccaccccagtcttcagtctgtgctagagtattctgccttgcatccagctccaccctggcgactccctggctttgcacctgctcctgactctggtgactccctggctatatacctgctcctgtgaacctgtgtggttatcctgctactctgctctgagttcctgctgcatacaccagttccagtaatcctccttcatctgctgctcgtgtttacttccatctgcatttgctggacatgtaagctgttgctgctctgcataaacctgagactattacccaggcctccctggttgtgctaagatattatttgaactgccttataagcatatctatctgtgtttggactgaaacaaggacttattcgtgtcaagtatcctcaagaataattgtgcttcatagactttctgcgtgattgcattttcctctgaagttccctatagactgttaagctgcgtttaatatttacaccaagtgtggtggacttgagtttctctctgcacctgtttgaatcaccgtgtgataatatagactttaccacttataaaactgtgtcctgtagttgtcttgttccatgcaaagagtctcctgagttatcccctataattattacaaggaggaggaggaggtgagctgtgacatcacctattgtgaatggtggatcctgtgctatctactgtacaaagaggtgttatcagtcattgtacaggaggaggaggtgagctgtgacatcacctattgtgaatgctggatactgtgttatctactgtatatcgaggtgttatcagtcattgtacaggaggaggaggtgagctgtgacatcacctgttgtgaatggtggatcctgtgttatctgctgtatgtagaggtgttatcagtcattgtacaggaggaggaggtgagttgtgacatcacctattgtgaatggtggatcctttgttatctactgtgtatagaggtgttatcagtcattgcaagggagtaggtgagctgtgacatcacctattgtgaattgtggatcctttGTTAGGTCCCGTGTGCTGCCGCCTTTAAGTTATGGAAGTCACCTATACTGTGCAAGAGCGCTCAGGGGAAATCCTGGAAAGAGACAAATATAATAAAGGAGAAGTGCAGTAAGTAAACTGAGTCCTCCCAGATGTTTTTGACCTTGTGAACAATAAAAGGTTAACTTCTTCCCTGCTTCCAGGATCTCTGCTTACTGTCAGTGAATCAGCACAATCTCTAATATTCAGTGGATGAGCATCCCCTGATGTAACTTATCACAGCTGAGGGGTTGTTGCAGAGTTTGGCTTCATGGCCTTATCAGATATAATTAGCCGCTTTTTGCATAAATTTGTTGATGGCAGTTAAAAAGGAGGAAAGAGACCCCCATAACCATCAGGCTGGTGGTCTCTTTGTAGACAGGATGTCCTTCTCCTGGGGCCGAGGTCCAGTTCTCTGCCCATTATCTATATAACCTGGGGAGGTGAGGGTGCTGTCCAGGACCTTCCCCAGCTACACCCTGCCCTGATCTGTCCCTCTAGGATACCACATGAGGTCATCACCCTGCAGGGGCTCTGTGCACTTTTTTTTAAAGGGGCCCCACCATCCACCACATACATACAGTATTTTTCCGAAGTGCTCCACATCCTGCTCTGCGTCCCTTTGCATTCACACTCACGCATCTGCATGATCAATGGAAAAATCTGCATTTTCTAAAGCTGGAGCTGAGCCGAGTTTGCTTCCTGGCAGGACGCGGCCGCTCCTCATATTTGTGATGATTTAATAAAAGATACAGGTGTCAGTGCGGGGTACAGGTGGTGTCAGTGCGGGGTACAGGTGGTGTCAGTGTGGAGTACAGGTGGTGTCAGTGTGGGGTTCAGGTGGTGTCAGTGCGGGCTACAGGTGGTGTCAGTGTGGGGTTCAGGTGGTGTCAGTGCGGGGTACAGGTGGTGTCAGTGCGGGGTACAGGTGGTGTCAGTGCAGGGTACAGGTGGTGTCAGTGCGGGGTTCAGGTGGTGTCAGTGCGGGGTACAGGTGGTGTCAGTGTGGAGTACAGGTGGTGTCAGTGCGGGGTTCAGGTGGTGTCAGTGCGGGGTACAGGTGGTGTCAGTGCGGGGTTCAGGTGGTGTAAGTGCGGGGTACAGGTGGTGTCAGTGCGGGGTACAGGTGGTGTCAGTGCGGGGCACAGGTGGTGTCAGTGCAGGGTACAGGTGGTGTCAGTGCGGGGTTCAGGTGGTGTCAGTGCGGGGTACAGGTGGTGTCAGTGCGGGGTTCAGGTGGTGTCAGTGCGGGGTTCAGGTGGTGTCAGTGCGGGGTACAGGTGGTGTCAGTGCGGGGTACAGGTGGTGTCACTGCGGGGTTCAAGTGGTGTCAGTGCGGGGTGCAGGTGGTGTCAGTGCGGGGTTCAGGTGTCAGTGCGGGATACGGGTGACTGTGCAGAATGAAGGTAACTGCTTGGGATACAGGTGTCAGTGCGGGGTACAGGTGGCTCCCAGAGGACACGAGCGTCTGCAGGAATGTAGCAATGATCACACGTCGTTACTGGCAAATAAAACCCGAAAACACAAGCAGCTTACCTGTAGGAGGAGGATCTCGGAGTGGTCGGCTCTGCGAGGAGTTCAGGGGTCAGATCCGCTGAAGGACGGTAAGTGCAATCATGAGATTGATGCCGGCTTCAGGACCAATCACCGTCTCTTCTTACAATGTCCACTCCCATTTGATTCACCTGAGCAATTGTCAGCTCTGGAATGTCTGCAACACTGTGTATTCTGAGATTAAACATGTTATGAAGATATGCCGGTTAATGTCGGCACCTTTCAGAGTGACTCCTGGGATTGCACCGGGAGcaaagtctaaccccaccatcctTCTTCACACCCACAGATCTCAAGCGCAGTGTCCATGacctttctagaaatcccatccactttgctggtactgtaaaacgctgcaTTTATTCCGCACCATCAAAAACGCtcccaacaaaagtgagtacacccctttaatgaaaatggccaaattgtgcataAAGTGTGAATATTTTGTGTCCAACATTATTTTCCAGCACTAGCAGTACagacggaaaaaaaaaataaagcatccTCGACGTATAGATTGGTGTTTTAGAACATGACTTTTATTGCGACAATAAAGCAACTGACATTAAAAAGGCAAATAGCAGGAAATAGATGGGGAGAAATAAAACCGGAGAGAACAGGAACACAGGTCTGTGCGTTTTCAGCTTGCACGCTCTTAGTCGTGACCTTGAGTGTCGAGGCTCCAGACATATATAGGTCAGGAAGGAGTGAAGACCAATGATGGGAGGTGAGATACATCACCACGCCGTGGGACAGAGACGTATGGCCAGTATACGCACAAAACAATCGCTTGAAAGAGATACATATAATCATGAATAAAAAGACCAGGGATTATAAGTAGCACAACGTGCAGTAAAGCCCAAATATAAACCCAAAAAGTTAGCGTAGAGGGATGAGTATAAAGAAATTCAGATATCTCATAATACGAGACGTAGCCTATTCCACAAATGAGTTCCAAAGGTAGCGTGTGAATAGGTCCCAATATGCACACGTGTTCGGACAGCGCCAGCGCTCCTGCATGTGTCCTTTCCCCCCTGCAGGGACGCCGGCGTGTGTACTTATTTGTATATTCTCCCAGGACCTGCGCGAGCGGCATGCAAGTCTTCTGGGAGGGGGCACCCTGAAAAAGACTTTCCCAGCTAATAGCTGAGAGACGTCTTGAATATAAGGCACCCTCTTCTATTGGGAGGTGACTTAACAACTGAGGTAGTCCTTGTGATTCTGCTAGTAAGTTTTTAGGTCCCTGTGCTCTTAATACGATCCTCTCTGTCTGTTCCTGTCCCAGTGCACCCTGCTATTCCCATATCCGTCCTGCTTTTGTCTAGTCCTGATCCTGGTCCGACTGACCAGTATCTGTTCCCTTTATCTACCCAGTCTGAACTTGTACCTGTGAACCTGCATCTGTGATCTCGTATTGTGACCATCCCGTATTCCTGTTTCAGCCCTGTTTCAGACCGTACCTCCCCGCTAACCAGTTACTGGCCGGTCCTGCTTCACTGTTCCCCATGGGGTTCAGCTGCCACGGCTCCATGGTTCCATCCTGGAGTTGCacctggagccaagtctaaccccaccatcaggggctctagcaaaGAGTTAGGTGCCagcttagttatgcccctccaggctctcctcggacaagggcttcaattttctgtttttttacaggagaccaggtcttcaatggaatgggcgtcagGTGAGTATAaccgtgtttgttatttttaaatagatTTATAAAACGGTGTGGATTTTTATTTCAAGTAAAAACCTTTATTCTCAGTGTTTttcatttacaatataactatggggATGGTAATGGAGGCGTCTTATAGAAGCCTTTCCATTATCAACCCATTAGCTTgacgtcaccagacaatacaaaggtgacatcaaccccacttgccactgcaccagggcaaatgggaagagctgcTAATAGATAGCTACTAATCTAATAGGTGCACCTTTTCAGGGgtggctgcgagctgctatttttaggctggaggggggccaatatccatggttccttaccagcctgagaataccagctgtctgctttagcttgactggttatcaaaaatgtggGGAACACAACATGAtttgtttaaattatttatttaaataatttgaaataacggcgtggggacccctctattcttattaACCAGCCTTCCTAATGCTGCCAACTCAGGGTCGTAGCTTGCtgacgcagctgtcagttttgcctgcgctggttatcaaaaatagaagagaccccccaaaaatgtatttatttatagtgcagtgggcgtaggctgatgggagtagtactctctcagccAACGTCTgtaaccagaggtaaactttttaccgccggtcacagctgcaGGTTCATGTTGTCATcttacagcgtgggaaccgcagctctctgaccggtggtattAATCTTACTGCCTATCAGAACCATaggtgtttctcacgctgtcatacATATGACAGCATGGGAGACAACCGATGTTCAGGGTGCCAAACCCGAAAAGTAactcggacttcctggtgaagtctgtgtttgggatccatgcccgaacagtaggtgttcggtacggaccccgaTTTTTACTGTTTGTATTCCCACCTCTACTGTAGATCCCAAAAAAGACTTTTAAGAGATGAGACCGCTTGATCTGTTTCAGTGTCTTCAATGGAAAAAATTTGCGATATTTTAGATAAACGTGACGAATAGTCCAGGGCAAGAACATAGGGTAGAATGATTAGGTGATAGGAACAGATAAATAAATTCGAAAAAAGTAAAATGAGTATAAGAAGTAATATATCAAAAAACGCTTTGTACATTTCCGAGGTTGATTCATTGAGAGTGCGATATGCAGGAGACATTGACAAACAGCAGATAAGGAATGTGaaaagggaaaaaatatatatatcagctCACCAATTGTAGAAACTGACTCAATATGGATGAGGGGCATGGAGACCCCAGACCAGTTTCTGGGCAAAAACAGCAGTAAAGACAAAAAATCCTGCATCCGGAATGtgttttaaaacataacttttattgctGATGGCGCCGGCCTCCAGCGACTGAAAGCCAGGGGTCGCTTTCCTCCTGCTGGAGTAAATGTCAGAGAATAGGCCCCACAATGGCACCTGGCACATAAGGTTAGGGCATTATTAATTAGTGGGGTCCAATCTTTAGGACCCCCAACGTGAGACTTAATGATAAATGACTGTGCTGCTACTCCGGTAATTTAGTGCCTTAACTTCCGAGTATTATGCAGACAATGGAAATTTTGTCTTTTTCTCCCTTATTTAAAGGGGATTTCCATGGATTAGAAAAAACATGGCTGCAGTCTTCATCAAACTGCGCCACTCAATCGACATGTTGCATTTCAcccccattcacttcaatggaggaAAGCTGCAGTATCCGACACAACCTGTGGACAGCGGTGGCGCTGTTTTTACAAGAAAGTGGCCATGTTTTACTCATCCTAGGGAAAACTTTTACCTCTGTTTAGCCATTAAGTATAATGGAATGAATATTCCTCCTTGTGATACATAGACTTGTTGTCTGCTAGTATGAAAGTCTCAAATTGTAACAACTCGCTGCTCAGGTGGATCCTGAATGTGTTACCCCCTGAATATACCCCACTGGagcatatacggtgtatatatatatatatatatatatatatatatatatatatatatatatataaggattgATTGCCCCATTTTAGTACATTGTGCTAACCTCTCTCACTGCAGGATACATTGTATcacactgtttatttatttacattgTATCCGTTCAGCAGAACATTCCATAATATTCACATGGAATCAGAACTTTACACATAGAAGCAAGGAACCCCCATAAAAAGGAAAACCTGGGGGCCGAGTCTGCTTCTTAGCTGATTAGTGCACTTTTATATCAGAGCCATAAGCTGGAACTATAGAAGTGCTGAATGCTGATGATTCAGCACAAGCTGTCGGCATTATGTAATATTTTCCTACTGACAAATGTTTCCTATTTCTGGGAATTTATTCAGTTATCACGGCTTAATATCACCAGGGGTTTGTGTTTGGGGTATGTCTAGGGTAAGGCTCCTCATGGGGGATGGGAGGTTATTGCAATGTTTTCTATATATGTTATGTACCAGATGATACAGGACCCCAGATGTATAAGAAATCTGGTCATTTTCTTGTTAATTAGTGAAGTTTTACTATATATTATAATTGTACAATTGGGTATTTAGTGATGTTTCTGTATTTTAGGATTGTGCATTATCTGATGAGTTGTTTTATTTTATGTTCTTTGCACGTTATTATAGAGACACCAATACAAGGACAAGCAAAAATAATGTCTCCTATGTACTTAAAGAGGTTTTCAGAGCAGCTAATATTATTCTGTCCTTAATATCAGATCATTGTGAATCCGACATCCGTTTCGTAGGTGCAGGGCTTGTAATCACACCCAGGTTCTGGAGACTAGGGGGgcaccagaggaaaaaaaaaactattgctattaaagaccaGTGATATTTGGAGGTCCTGTTGTAGAGTTTGTAACCCACTGATTGGCCATTAATC contains:
- the LOC143770516 gene encoding uncharacterized protein LOC143770516, encoding MAFSCFYFNGNGSDLSDQTLVIRREGESNCVLNITTTHVSCVGNATATRVNTTDILLKASDNLDVKFMEYGRVNEAGELAEPIAADCPNSPDLLEAEKNLDGHPLQPYIIGGAVVLTIILCLITFFIYKKYENKRRSQIKCNGYSVTFTKCSNKEDTRNGQEKNGPGQAGPQGAKVDPLLPHLGVV